The following coding sequences lie in one Heyndrickxia oleronia genomic window:
- a CDS encoding arsenate reductase family protein has product MTLTFYWYPKCGTCRKAKKWLEEHQISFNEVHIVDNPPSREELEKLYKKSDLELKKFFNTSGQKYRELGLKDRIPTASEDELLDLLASDGMLIKRPLLTDGNKVTVGFKEEMYKNTWA; this is encoded by the coding sequence ATGACATTAACATTTTATTGGTACCCTAAATGTGGGACATGTCGCAAAGCAAAGAAATGGTTAGAGGAACATCAAATCTCCTTTAACGAAGTACATATTGTAGATAATCCTCCTTCACGTGAGGAATTAGAAAAGCTTTACAAAAAAAGCGACTTAGAGTTAAAGAAATTTTTTAATACGAGTGGTCAAAAATATCGTGAACTAGGGCTAAAAGATCGCATCCCAACGGCTAGTGAAGACGAACTATTGGATCTGCTCGCATCAGATGGGATGTTAATTAAACGTCCTCTATTAACTGATGGAAATAAAGTAACCGTTGGATTTAAAGAAGAAATGTATAAGAATACATGGGCTTAA